CGCCCAGCTCGTGGCAGAGCGCCTTCAGAATCGGCCAGTTCTCGGGGCCCTTGATGCCGCGGCCGCCGGAGACGATCTTGTCGGCCTCGGCCACGTCGATCTCGCCCGTCTCGGCCACTTCCATCTTCGTGACCTTCGCGCGGATCGTCACGGCGAAGTCGAGCGTGACGACCTCGCCCGCCCCCGCGGCACTCTTCGACGCCGGGAAGACGTTCGGGCGGGGCGTGGCGATCTGGAGCGCGGCGCCCGGGTCGGCCGTCACCGTCGCGCGGGCCTTGCCCGAGTAGACGAGGCGGGTCGCCACGAGGCGCCCCCCCTCGACCTCGAGGGACATCACGTCGGAGAGGAGCCCGACCTTGCGCCGCGCGGCGAGGCGCGGGGCGACGTCCTTGCCCATGGACGTGGCGGGGACGAGGACGACGGCGGGGGCGAACGCGGTCACCGCGGCGTCGAGGGCCGCCGTGTACCCCTCGCAGGAGTAGAGGGCGAGCTCGGGCTTGTCGGCGACGAAGACCTTCGCCGCGCCGTACGCGGCGAGCTCGGGGGCGAGAGAGGCGATGCCGGAGCCGGCCACGACGGCGCCGAGGGCGCCGCCCGTCTTCGCCGCGACCTCGCGGCCGAGGGTGAGGGCCTCGAAGGAGGCCTTGCGGATCTTGCCGTCGCGCTGCTCGATGAATACGAGGACGTTGCTCATCGTGTTCTTCCTTGTCTCGCCGTCGGCCTAGAGGACCTTCGCCTCGTCGCGGAGGAGGCGGACCAGCTCGTCGGCGGCCTTCGCCGGGTCGTCCGCCGGGATCAGCTTCACGGCCTGCCGCGCGGGCGGCAGCTCCAGCTTCGTCCAGCGGACGGCGGCCTTCTCGCCCGTCGTCGCGCCCGGGTCGACGCCGACGTCACCCGGCTTCTTCACGGCGATCGTCTTCTTCTTGGCCGCCATGATTCCCTTCAGCGAGGAGTAGCGCGGCTCGTTCAGCCCCTTCTGCGCCCCGACGACGCACGGCAGCGGCATCTCGACGACCTCGCGCGCCCCCTCGATCTCGCGGTAGGCGACGACGCCGCCGTCCTTCCACTCGAGCTTCGTCACGAGGTTCGCGTGCGGCAGGTCGAGCAGCTCGGCGAGCATCGGCACCAGCGTCTGCGCGTCGGTCCCGACTCCCTTGTTGCCGAGCCAGAGGACGTCGCACGGGAGCGCCCTGACCGCCCCGGCGAGCGCCTGCGCCACGCCGAGCGAGTCGGCCTCGCCGAGCCCGTCGGAGGCGATGCGGACGGCCTCGTCGGCCCCGCGCGCCAGGCACTCGCGCAGCCCCACGTCGGCCCGCGCCGGCCCGTACGTCACGACGGTGACCGTGCCGCCCTTGGCCTCGCGGGCCTTGATGGCCTCCTCGAGGGCGTACTCGTCGTAGGGCGAGACGATCCACTTGACGTCGGCTTCGTCGATGGACTTGCCGTCGGCGCCGATCCTGATCTTCGTCTCGGTGTCCGGAACGTATGCGATGCAGACGACGTGATTCATCCGTTCTTTCCTCTCGCGGTTCTTGGGCCTCGGGAAACGGGGTGGTGCACGGGGAAGAAAAGGTATCACGCCCCGCCGCACTGCGGCACGAAAAATGAGCCGCGGCTCATGGCCCCG
The sequence above is a segment of the Holophagales bacterium genome. Coding sequences within it:
- a CDS encoding electron transfer flavoprotein subunit beta/FixA family protein yields the protein MNHVVCIAYVPDTETKIRIGADGKSIDEADVKWIVSPYDEYALEEAIKAREAKGGTVTVVTYGPARADVGLRECLARGADEAVRIASDGLGEADSLGVAQALAGAVRALPCDVLWLGNKGVGTDAQTLVPMLAELLDLPHANLVTKLEWKDGGVVAYREIEGAREVVEMPLPCVVGAQKGLNEPRYSSLKGIMAAKKKTIAVKKPGDVGVDPGATTGEKAAVRWTKLELPPARQAVKLIPADDPAKAADELVRLLRDEAKVL
- a CDS encoding electron transfer flavoprotein subunit alpha/FixB family protein, coding for MSNVLVFIEQRDGKIRKASFEALTLGREVAAKTGGALGAVVAGSGIASLAPELAAYGAAKVFVADKPELALYSCEGYTAALDAAVTAFAPAVVLVPATSMGKDVAPRLAARRKVGLLSDVMSLEVEGGRLVATRLVYSGKARATVTADPGAALQIATPRPNVFPASKSAAGAGEVVTLDFAVTIRAKVTKMEVAETGEIDVAEADKIVSGGRGIKGPENWPILKALCHELGAALGASRAAVDAGWIDHSHQVGQTGKVVSPTLYVACGISGAIQHMAGMGSSKVIVAINKDAEAPIFKVATYGIVGDMFQIVPALTESLKKAKA